The Paraburkholderia caffeinilytica genome segment TATACCGTAGCTGTAGTGTGTCCACGCTCCGGCGTTGATCAGCACGGCGCCGCAGCGCTCCTCGAAGGCCTGGTGGATGCGCTCGCACATTGCCCCTTCGCTATTCGTCTGGAACGATTCGACCTGCACGCCAAGCTCGAAGCCGAGAGTCTGTAGCCGGGCATCGATTTCGGCCAGTGTGATCGTTCCGTACTGCACCGGGTCGCGCTTGCCAAACATATTGTGGTTGATACCGTGGAGCATCAGAACCGTTTTCATTTGTCACTCTTCATTTGCCACTCCGTTGTATTTTCAATCGAGCGGCACCGTAAGCCGATCGATCACGGCACGAGTCTGGGGCCGCACGCCGCGCCACCACGCGAACGCTTCCGCCGCTTGCTCCACCAGCATGCCGACACCGTCGGCGACACCCAGCACACCCGCATTGCGCGCGAGTCGCAGGAAGGGCGTCAGCCGCTTGCCGTAGGCGAGTTCGTAAGCCGCGCCTGTGGGACTGAAAACGCTGGGTGGAACCGGCGGAAGCTCGCCGGTGAGGCTGGCCGACGTCGCGTTGACCACCAGGTCGAACTGTCCCATCGCCTCCAGATCGCCGTACCCACAGACGGCCAGCGTCCCGCTCGTGGCAACCTGGTCGACCAGCGCCCGAACCTTCGCGATGTCCCGGTTGACGACGACCAGTTCAGCGGGTCGCGCGGCCAGGAAGGGCAGCAACGCGCCACGCACTGCGCCACCCGCGCCGAGGACCAGCACGCGCTTGCCGGCCATCGGCAGGTTCAGGTTGACTTCGATGTCGCGTAACAGGCCGACGCCATCGAAGTTCTCGGCGATGATCCTGCCGTCCTTAAAGCCCAACGCGTTAGCGGCGCCTGCCAGTGCCGCGCGCTCGCTGCGCTCGTCGGCCATCGCGAACGCCTTCAGCTTGAACGGCGCGGTCACGTTCATGCCTTTGCCGCCCGCTGCGATGAACGCGCGCACGGTATCGGCGAACGCGTCGTGCGGCTCCAGCGGACCCTCGATCGCCGTATAGGACATGTCCTGCTGCGACTCTTTTGCAAAGAGTCCGTGGATCAGCGGAGATTTCGTGTGTCCGATCGGGTTGCCGATCACTGCGTACGGGTCGCTCATCACGGCCTCACTGTTGAATACAACACGCCATCGGTTTGCATCGCGTCGATTTCGGCCGCGCCGAAGCCCAGCGATTGCGCCACTTCCGCGTTGTGCTGACCGAGATCGGGCGCGACCTCACGGATCGTCGTGTCGCAGTCGGAGAAACGAAAGGGCAGGTTTGGCAGGCGCAACTTGCCGTAGCGCGGGTGCGCCTGCTCGACCACCATGCCGCGCGCGACGATCTGCGGATCGGCCAGCACCTCGTCGATGCGCTGCACCTTCGCGCAAGGCACGTCGATGCTGTCCAGCAGCTCAAGCACCTGCGCGACCGGCCGGCTTGCCACCCAGGGCTTCACGACCGACAGAATGTCCAACCGGTTCGTA includes the following:
- the aroQ gene encoding type II 3-dehydroquinate dehydratase, whose amino-acid sequence is MKTVLMLHGINHNMFGKRDPVQYGTITLAEIDARLQTLGFELGVQVESFQTNSEGAMCERIHQAFEERCGAVLINAGAWTHYSYGIRDALAILTCPVVELHMSNIHAREPFRHHSVFAGIVDGQICGFGVESYLLALRAAVAQSKHK
- the aroE gene encoding shikimate dehydrogenase — encoded protein: MSDPYAVIGNPIGHTKSPLIHGLFAKESQQDMSYTAIEGPLEPHDAFADTVRAFIAAGGKGMNVTAPFKLKAFAMADERSERAALAGAANALGFKDGRIIAENFDGVGLLRDIEVNLNLPMAGKRVLVLGAGGAVRGALLPFLAARPAELVVVNRDIAKVRALVDQVATSGTLAVCGYGDLEAMGQFDLVVNATSASLTGELPPVPPSVFSPTGAAYELAYGKRLTPFLRLARNAGVLGVADGVGMLVEQAAEAFAWWRGVRPQTRAVIDRLTVPLD